CCAACCCAAAATATAAActttcatttgataaaaatatattagaaaataatatctttgaatttcatttaatattttaaatttttaaattgagataatgttttgatattaaacgtAAAATCAAGCATGGAAAGGACAAACCGATGCTTGTTCTAACTCAATTTGCACACCAAACACTTATACAAAATGAAGTAGTCATGTATAATTCCATAGACCAAACAAACATTGTCTCTCGATCCTAGCGATCTCTAAGTACCAGCAATTACTAATTCAAAACTAGAACCAAGAACTTCCAATCCCTGTTAGTGATGTAGATCATCAAAGAGCTGTCCaggtttttatgttttcttctctCATATACACAATCAAAAATCGGTTAAAGTAGTACTGTGTGCATGCATCAGGCCATTTTAATACACATTCTTTTTCGTGAATGGCTTATCTCATAGAAAGTTACACTTCTTTTATTGCTGTATCACAaggcattaaattaaattaagatgaAACTAACGAGCATTGACATCTCCTTTTTCCTCACACTGAGTGGAGGTTTAGTTTAAAAGAAAACGATTGTTTATAATAGGTATATTAACTCTATATCGTGGCGGCTGAGCTCATTCTTTTGGCAGAGTTCTACAGCACCAAAATCATCCAAGATTTGAATCCAAGTAATTATCGAGGTTTATAATTAAGGGGATATATAAATCTCTTATCAAATCACATATTTACGCTTAATTTATATAGTATGCTTTTAATTAGGTGTACTATTCAACTCAAGATTTGGTGATCCTCCATTGCTTTCAAGCTTTATCAAGATTAACATGTATCACATGTGAATGGTTACATCACTAAATggtatttatgattttctcttaCAATTAAGTTGTAGAATGGTATTCAACATTTCATAGTGTGCTCACCCAACCCTAGGTGCTAGGTGTCTAGACATCTATTCATGTCATTGTCATCTTCATTAGAaaatagattttctttttttatatatataaaaaaaaaaaaagctttgttgGGTAGAAATCTCTAGATATGATTAGTGATCCTACTTTAATTTACATGCTCTCAGGCTGCGTACAAGAGTATGATGTAACCTTGGCACATCATAATCATCATCTAGTATATATagacatgtttgtttttatattttaagagatttttaaaaaaaaagtttgaattttatttttatttttttactttaaaataatatttttttagattattttgatgtgataatattaaaaatattttttaaaaaaataataaaaaaatattattttaatatatttttcagcgaaaaacactttaaaaaataacacctattattttttcaaaaaccttgTATATACCGCGAGGAGCATGGTAGAAAGCCTCAAGGAATGCTCAAAGGGTATCACAAACTCATCTTTAATTTAATACAGAAGATTAATCAATGAACTATATATGtcacaaacttaatttttatgtggAAATCTTAAGCACGTACGTGTCTCCACTTTGCTTCTTGCCCCTTTAAAGAGCTTTCATGGACAATGAAAGGGGTGATTAAACAGAAGAGAAGAATAAATAGTGGAGGGCATGCCAATGAGATCAAGATACGGATGATATTCAATTGCGTTAAAGAATATAAACACGACAAGGCCAACCCAACATGATTGcatagaaaattaacaaaacgcCTAGGGTGGGTTTGTCACGAGcacaaactcaataaaaaatcgGAGCTGGGGAGCAGAGAAGGATATGCAACTTCACAATAATTGAGCCATTATTACCTCCTAAAAGTtgctataatttttaattccatcactagaggattattaattattttctgtaTCTTTCTTAGCACGCCATAATATGTACACCGGAGGATGGTTTTGGTTAGGGTTAGTAACGCATTCAAATGCATGGACATTAAGGAAGGAAAGCATTGAGTCATGACGCATGGTGGATATATAAACCACCTCTATAtgaaaattgataatatatGTGATTAGTTTTGCTGCTTAATTTAGCCCACTGATAATTATCATGTAAAtcatgaagatgaagaaaatgttTGATTCGTGAGAAAGTTTGGCTTATCTTTGTTAACCAAAGAGAAGGTTTATTTCATGTTCTTCTAATCTATGATGGTGAATTCTAAGATTTGATAGAAGAAAAGGCAAATTATAAGACAAGTTTCTTGCTTAAATTCctttttgctttttgctttttctttttctttttccttcaagAAGAAGAACACCCACTATAGGGTATTAACAAAAGTGATCCTTCCTAAAAATggcattattttttctctctcgttATATCAAGGATAGAAGATTGACAGGTTTAAGTGGAGATGAACGCCTTTCATTTTCGAAGCCCTGAGGGATTAATTATGAACCAAGAAAAAAGAGGGGGAAAGAAGAAAACCCTTCACCTTTTGCTCTATCATGGTTTCTAGAACACGATATAAAGTGCATAATAATAATGTAATGGCTTAGTGTGTATATTTCAAGTGTTCTCGCATAAAAATACCTGCATTATTACTACTAAAGATAGCTCAAATACTTGTGATAACTCGTTAATAGCAaagaatatatatgtttttgcaaTAGATCAAAAAAGAATTTCCAGATCAATCACAGGGAATACCAAGTTATTGATAAGAGTCATGGTAAACACAAAGAAATCGAGCAAATAAATTATACTTCAATTGCCATTAACatcttccttttttattaaaagatttttaagtCGAACTTcttctttgaaattaaaaaacagagagagagatagagaagaGCTGAGATAGCTGACAGATGCTTCTACAATCTAAAATTCAGAGGACCCTCTTTAAACCTAACATGGTTAGCTAGCTGATAAATTAAAACCCTAATgacttatttttcttaatagtGAACTAGCTAGACCAAAACATTGACAAAACGAAGCTATCATTGTCTTGTTGAATAATGGATTAGAGGGAACATGATAAGTTTAGAGATAAACCATATCATGATCTATAAAGTTCATAATCTTCAAAAAAGAGCACTACTTTTTCTTCCTTGATGAAGGTTTTCTAGAAGACAAAAATTTTAGGTGCACAATAATTGGAACTACATTGAAGATatccaaatttaaaatctggTTTACCCATCAGAATATGTATATGTGACTTTCGATCTGTCATGTGAATGTTTCATTGTTAGTGCAGCCGAGAAGGTGAGCTACTATTTATAAGTTTCTGCattaaaaagagttttttttcctcatagtagcataaaaaataaataacatagttcaaaacttatttaaaaaaatcacatgattTGACAAATTGTATGCAATTTTTGCAACTTGTGAGTAACATATAACTTAAGTCCAAAAAATTTGGGCTGGTTGTTTCACCTAGGCTTTTAACTCGTTGtttatcaaaaaatcaattcaatttaataatttaaattgttaaatgagatttcaagatataatttatattatttttataacattatatttttatacaaaatgtCAAATTCCTATTTTGAAAGTTCTTAGCAACATCCTATATAACatatttttcaagataatatttttttaaactagtgCTGAAATTGCTAACAAAGTGttactaataataacaaaaaattaaaggttaatTTGACAATGACTTTACAAAATCAATAGGTTTGACAAGTATGTGgtccttttaattttgatattttaaataaataaagccttTATTAATACCCCCATATAAATACTATTgattcataaatatattgtcACTATATGTAAGTATTGGTTGAACAGTGCACCTTATAGTGTAATGAATTATTGATATGCCACTAATTAATTGTAGTAATACATTCATACTTGACTTTGAGTTTTTGCTTGACCTCAAATTCATCACTAGATAAGCCTAAATTTAGGAATCCCTATAACTCAAAGCATAATCATTATATGTTATTTAAGTATACCCACTCACATCCTTAAATTTACTATTAAAAGATCCAATAAATTGACTTAgtaatttaactaatttatcTTCCTTAACTCTATCAACAAGATGgttattttcatcatcatttgatTTGGATTCTCCATATCAATATAAAGTATGTGTCATACATAATCAAGCttttcatatttataatttataatgctGGTATTAAATTTCTTGCAACACTCTAAAATAGAGGGATCAAATAAATGTGATGCTTATGTGCTTATTTGAATTAAACGTAAGTGAGCTTCAtactagaaattttttttatttaaatagagCTTTAGAATCTATAACTCAAACAAAACCCTAGAATTTACAATCCATTTTCATTGGTCAACCtaaacattaaattcatatgCCGTCACTAACAATGGGATACCCTAATATAACAAGTTGAACGTGTCTTAGTTTGAATCCACCCAAGTAatatcaactttaatttcaaactCATTTCACTCAATTCAATCACATATAAATctagataatttattaaaagacaTATAATCTAATAATTAGAAAACTCATTATTTCCTCAATTTCATTGTTAGTGTTGATAATAATACCATCATAAAGCATAATATTCCAAtactagaaaatattatatcaaacataacaaaactcaagtctaatttattaatatcacaTATTAATTCAAGATACATAATTTCAATAAAAGTTTATTAGACAAAACTCTAAAACCATATCATGATCAATAGCaatctaatttcattaattttttttgcttaaataaCGTAATTCACCACCTCAATTGATATATTACATAcctaattatcataatttacaACTAATTCTATGTAAATCCTTTCTTTGtgcatttttttgtttgcattattttttatttaaattttgattaggCCCCTCCATagtattttttggattgttgatcgttggattaaaaaagaaatcaaaatacagGAAATTGGGCAGCAGacaaattcttcaattttttttcatcaacttACAtggaccttattttttttataaaaaaaaacctggaaCACATTGCTACAAGCAGATAAAAGTTATCTCTAACAAAAAAGCAAATACCCGGGCCAAAGGAAGCCTGGAAAACTACAGATGGAGGCTTctgaaatacaacaaaaaagatGTGCTGCAATGTTTTCTTCATCAAGGGAACTACTCGACCAATTCCCCAGTCTATGATGTGTGCAAGAGGTCAGATGTGATTCACTCGATTGCATGTCTCAATCATGTGTACAACAGTTACTACAAGTCGGGAGAGTCAGCTCTGAGATCTCTCGCGCATTTTGGCTCTGGCAAAAAATACTCCAGCCAGAAGACCTGCAAAAGTAATTATCTTTTGTTAGTTCATGTTCTTCAAGAATGCCTGCACATATACACCTTCTGTAGGTGTGTCGTGTGTGCATGCTCGAATTCTTGTGCATTTCTGCTAAACGAAGAAATGTTACCAAATAAAATGCTTGCTGAGTTTTGCAAACTGGTGGGCACGTGGAACAAGAGGATGCCAGCAACAGACAGGGGAATCTTGTTCAGCGACCCCACAAGACTGCAAATTGAAAATCATGGATGAGAAGTGCCTAGAATACATCTTTCAATAATTgactatcttttattttaatcctgACCTGTATGTGGTAGCCCCTGTTTGATGAAGAAACCACATAGAAGTGAAGCTGATTGCCAGACCCAAGAATCCACTAAGAGTCACAACAAACCAAAAGGTTGGCAACCTCAAAAGTGGTCTGCAAAAAGGATTTAGGACATTTAAGCAGACATACTTTCTGTAATCCATTGAAAGAATATAcagattcaattgaaaaaaaaaaaattaatgtttaagtttgagagaaaaaaattgctGTAAAGTCGATACGTGGTATCTTCAAgttgaaaaaaagttaaatgcaAGTTCTGGAAAAGCAATCTTATATAGCAATTATGACAAGACGACCAGAAAGAGAAACAATAAACAAACCAATGAACTTATCAAATAAGCATGGGAAGCAGGGAAGAAAGTGATCTCAGGGTGATTCAAAGTTGAAATAGCTAAGTAAGCCCTATGAACATCCTGATCATGTAGAGACTAAACATTCATATTCATTGTCAGTGTATACAGTAGACGGGGTACCATTCACAAACATAAAACCAGAAGTAAAGGGGAAATGGAAATGGAGAAGAGAAGCTCACGTTCTGGACAGATAGTCAActtcattgaaaacaaaaataagaataagCCCCAGAGGCAAAGAAAGAGTATTGTTTAGCATAACCATTGAAAACTCATTCAAGTTTCCAGATTTCGTGACATGCTTAGCTGTATCCATGACCCTGCGTAGAGTCAACTGCagcaacaaaataaaagaaatagaaaatctATCAGCTGCAGtttagaattaaaatgaaacaCAGCATGTTAACTGAGACAGCTGTTAAaacataaacatattaaatgCATAAACCAACTTTTTTCTAAGAATCAAATTTCCCaaatgaaaaatacaagaacTAGGCGTATCTACAGTCATCTTTTCAAGCTTGCAACTAACAAGTCAATTTCTATCAGCCTAAGTCGTCGTGATGGTTATAGGTAGGAAGTTTTAACTACCAGACTGCAACCTTACGTATTTAGTCATAAAATATGCATGGTGGGTAATTTAGCAAGTAATGAGATCAATacgttattttttactttatgtaTATTACTATCAAGAGAAGAGAGAATTGAGTTTGGTTACTCTCTTATTGAttatttctttatcaaataCTCTGTTTCATTCACATCTCTAGAAATACTAGCATTTCCAAAACAAGTCACTCTTATTCAAGCTCAAAGAAAATATAGAGCATCCATACCCATCATTTATATTCATTACATTGCAACTTTCCAACGAAACTTACCTGCCTTTTGCATTTAGGAGTAATATAAAATGGGAGTAAACCGAGCACTACAAATGGAATGCAGATCCAAGGTCAAAAAGACTTGCAGATTAAACTTTCTGCCACTTCCATCAACAAGAAGGTTTGAACTCACATGCAAAaggggagagaaaaaaacaacccttggattgggggggggggggagcaaGGAAATAAAAGGCAAAAAACTTGTCCACCCCAAATCGTCCTCAGCTTTCCATTAAAAGCTGGTAGACACTTGAAATATTTGGCCTCTAAGATTCATAAATCCAGAACAGCAATTTATGTGAACCCTTGCcaaaactaattatttaaaCCCATTTTCTCTAGAATAAAAGGTGAATCTAGAAACAATTTAATGCACTGAATTCCTTTCCTACTCCTAACTACCCTAAATCCTTAAGACAAGATTTTAAAACCTTAAATTTACTCTTAGACATGATTAACTGGCCTCCAAAGATGCCTTTTTTGAAGCTTGGTTGTTCATAATAGCACTTGGGATTTGTTTCTCAAGCACAAGCACCTCAAGTGGTCAAccattataatttgattatttagaaTGATCATACCAATTGTTGTGAATGTCTAAGTTTCAAGATTGCACAAATTGGCAAAGCTACATATGATTTCATGCAAGAGAATGGGCAGTTGAGTTTGCAAAATGAAATTTGAGTATTTAAAACcagataatatataaaaaaacaattttaacaaattaacacacaaaaataatgaaacaaatgtACAAAAAGCAAAACCTATAATTCATGTACTCTACCGAATAAGATGCTGTTAGGAAACAGTTTATGATCTGCCATGCATAGCCAACAGCATGGAAAGAAAGATCAGTAATCCCACCAGAAATGGCCGAAATAATCTGCACAAGGcaaaaagaaaacctttttttaaactTGTCAGCACAGTAACATGAGACCAATGGTTCTTTTAAAGTCAGCATTACACTACCAATCCAAATGTGATAGCTTGTTCCCATTTTGGTGGTATACAATAATAGGAGTAGTTTAATACAGGAAGATGCTATTGATGAAACCACCAAGTCAATACCAAAGCTACATTACCTAGCTAACTGTATTATTCTAGGTGCGATGTAATACTTCTTAAACTAAATTCCAACACCATTACTGTAACAAATGAACATACCATTAAGAACAGAGCAGCCCATACTCTACTGTCATGGTCCTTCTGGAATAAATACATTTCACCAACCGCAGTTATGACATTAGTAACATTCTTCAGGATTGTGACCATGGCAACATTGATGTATTTCAAACTGCAGAAAGCACAAAACAGCAAGAATTGATGTAATCAGTAATGTAAACATAGCtgctaattataatttaaaaattcaaacaccTAAACACAAGCAATCCAAAAATTGAGATCTCATGATTGGCAGCACTCTCACAAGAGTAGAAAGCAAGGGGGTGGGGGAGCATGTAGTGTCTTAATAACTATTGTATATGTACCACTGAATCTAGATGCCAGATTCATAAAATATTGTGACAAGTGTCCATATTGTTCCCTCCAGACGCTAGAAAAGTACACTCTTGAATTTCCCctcaagataaattattttctactgTTTTCTGGTGTCTGCATTAAAAAAgtagatttttatagtttagaTTATAGGGGGGCTGAAACCAAAACACTCAAAGTACAAGTGCCATTCAAGAAATCAGATACTTTACTGACAATGAAATGCAAGTATAAAGAGAAAGAAGTATCCTGTTTCGACTCTTTTCAGTTGTCAGATGCAAATTTACTGATGATTAGGCATCCTCTCATCTATATATCACATTCTGTAACAAGCATGCAACCAAAGGAAATGCCACAATTAACTACTTTCAAATACAGAACCAGCATGCAATTATAGAATCCCAGATCTGTCACACACATCTCCTAATTACTATGATAACTCATCTTAGTTAATGTCCTTCGTCATATTTACTTTTAGTTAGCCAAGTAAACCAACCTCTCTGATTGCTTCTTATTGTtacctaataaattaaatttaccaACCAAGCATGTATTTATAAGCATACACGGTGTTGTCCATTAAACAAACTTGTATAACATCTTGTTGTCATGTCTTGTTCATTCACCTATATTCAACATCTTTGTACATAGTTGATCTATTTAACAACTACACATTAAAAGTGTTCAATACATGTGCAATGACCCACACACAAAAACTAACCTATGAAAGATATAGTAGCACTCCTTAAGTACACTTCAATCAAGGATTCCAAAGATACTTCAATTGGTGGCCTATCATCCAAGCCCTCTTTCAATTTCACTTCGATTCTCTAAAAATAGTTTATCAACTACTAATGAGATAACCCAGTGAATGGTTAAAGAAATAAGCATGGGAAACTCCTGAAGTTTTCAACATATAGGCCCAACATcatattaacataatatttgCACAAGTTAACATGCATGACAATTGAATGTCCATATCTTATACCCACATGCTACCTCAATGGTAGCATATGTAGCATATAGGTGGCCAAAATTTCATGTAAAGCAAGCTTTCCTCTTTTCACATATCATGTGCAATTATATCAACACAGTATTTGGGCTAAAACACATCTTTTACTTTAAAAGAACACATCATAGTTCAATTTTTCACAATCACTCTTATTTAGCAACTATCATATGAAGTTTTCATTCAAACTTAGGTTATTTATGTATATTCTGAAAAGTCAGCGAGCATTTAAAGAAACTCTACATACATAAAAACATCTAATTCAATAGGATTTATGCATacttattaatttaatcacTCACCTTAAGCTTTAACCCTTTTTCCtttactttctctctttttttcttttctaacttCACAATCTAACTTTGGGTTTCTTTCTAACAATTCTATTCATTTAAGCTCTAATACTTCACATTTGTTCTTGGAATTAAAGGTTTGGTAGTGTTAGTTTGTAGGATGGAGTTTTGCTCTCTCTTAGgttcaagaaatggaagaaaaagatGTAGTTACTACTGAGAATTTTGAAGGAGAGCACATCTCTACCTTCCTTTTGACACCTCACAAGCATGACATGCCAAAACTTGTCCTACTTCACCAATATGACTATGTAAAATTGTCATACTTCACCAACTTGGTCATTGTCCTACTTCACCTACTTAATCATGTAAATCTATCCTACTTCTAGTTAAGTTGGTAATTGGATTTTGAACCTTCTTTTCTTTAGTTCTTTAACTTTCGTCCCCTAATTTTCTCTAATCTTACATTATTCTAAAGTAATCATCAATTATAGTAAATGCAAATTTTGGGGTGTTACAAGATCTTTTTGATTATATATGTAGTGCATTCTAGGATCAAGAAGAAATTATGGGAAAAGATCAGCTTCAAAACTAACAGGACTTTGGCCAAAGATTCTAAGCAATCTCCAACATCAATGGGAATTGCTATTTgttataagagagagagagaaagagaaaaagaagacgACAATCTGCAGTTTTGGTATTCCATGAGCACACCCTAGTAAAAATCTCAgcctaaaattttgaaagaaccCATGGAGTTTAAGCATATGATATCGATGGAGATAAGCATATAGTTCTTTCTTTATTCTAATATACCTTTCAGGGAATGTACAATCTGCAGAGAGATGAAAGCCATAACCCTGAACCTAAACTACGCTAACCCTTTTACCACCATCAGAGGTTAAGCAAAAGTTACAGTTAATGAAAGGTGTGAACATATGCAAGAGCCTCTTTGCTGTTTATGTTCTTCTTAGTAACATGTTTTACTTCAGTACTTCGTTTCCCAGAAATTTCCATATCAAAAATGTTACATTCATCCACTGAAAATGGATAGTATCCTAGTCATGCTGTATGTTATACCATGCAAAACTAAGAAAGAACTACCTGTAAGCTTTATACACTGCAGGTATATGAAATATAAGACAGCAAACCAAAAGGtcaatttatgaaaatgaagatttctCTCTACTTTATGCAAAAGAATCAGCTTGTATCACGAGCTTGATACTGAGTCTATTTCTAAGTGAATCTTACTTCAAGTCTTGCTAGATATATTTGCATTTCAAATGAGATAGGACGcagaaaacaaatatatcatAAGATGGTGAGTTAGCAAAGACCACCTAGAAATCTAAATgttcaaaatttcttttttattaaaatgatatgcaCAGAAAGACCATAAAGCAGAAAAGATGCCATACCTAAACATGCTTGTAACAAGCATCCcgacaaatataaaattcacaGGTAACCAGACCTTAATCAATCTCCAAGTTAGTGGTTCTGTTGATATTACACCCAGAAAACTCAACGTTGACACAATAATCACCGAGATAAAATTCTGCATCCACAGAACAAAGTTTCATGAGCTTTTAGAACTTATAAATATCAGCCTCATTTCAAACTAATCGCAGCAGGTAAAAATCcaacaaatattcaaacacaaaaaaatgacaGGTTGAATAATACACAGCTATGAAAAATTACCTGGTAAAGCATCAAAGATATCCCAGCATTAAAATCATAGCTGGAAAGCACATATTTGTTGACCAGTATCATGCTGCAGGAGGAAATGCAATATGCAAGGCCAG
This Populus alba chromosome 7, ASM523922v2, whole genome shotgun sequence DNA region includes the following protein-coding sequences:
- the LOC118040207 gene encoding GDP-mannose transporter GONST1 isoform X4 → MVTILKNVTNVITAVGEMYLFQKDHDSRVWAALFLMIISAISGGITDLSFHAVGYAWQIINCFLTASYSLTLRRVMDTAKHVTKSGNLNEFSMVMLNNTLSLPLGLILIFVFNEVDYLSRTPLLRLPTFWFVVTLSGFLGLAISFTSMWFLHQTGATTYSLVGSLNKIPLSVAGILLFHVPTSLQNSASILFGLLAGVFFARAKMRERSQS
- the LOC118040207 gene encoding GDP-mannose transporter GONST1 isoform X3 — protein: MLVTSMFSLKYINVAMVTILKNVTNVITAVGEMYLFQKDHDSRVWAALFLMIISAISGGITDLSFHAVGYAWQIINCFLTASYSLTLRRVMDTAKHVTKSGNLNEFSMVMLNNTLSLPLGLILIFVFNEVDYLSRTPLLRLPTFWFVVTLSGFLGLAISFTSMWFLHQTGATTYSLVGSLNKIPLSVAGILLFHVPTSLQNSASILFGLLAGVFFARAKMRERSQS
- the LOC118040207 gene encoding GDP-mannose transporter GONST1 isoform X1, encoding MGTRLISLDSPDSFYERSLIDDTDKVNQSEERVLKLHELNRVVDQSSSPLKREVVNRLSYSFSMKSHENDEIDLEDAKLEKDKDRPIRSKGVVRIQNEALLSGLAYCISSCSMILVNKYVLSSYDFNAGISLMLYQNFISVIIVSTLSFLGVISTEPLTWRLIKVWLPVNFIFVGMLVTSMFSLKYINVAMVTILKNVTNVITAVGEMYLFQKDHDSRVWAALFLMIISAISGGITDLSFHAVGYAWQIINCFLTASYSLTLRRVMDTAKHVTKSGNLNEFSMVMLNNTLSLPLGLILIFVFNEVDYLSRTPLLRLPTFWFVVTLSGFLGLAISFTSMWFLHQTGATTYSLVGSLNKIPLSVAGILLFHVPTSLQNSASILFGLLAGVFFARAKMRERSQS
- the LOC118040207 gene encoding GDP-mannose transporter GONST1 isoform X2 → MGTRLSYSFSMKSHENDEIDLEDAKLEKDKDRPIRSKGVVRIQNEALLSGLAYCISSCSMILVNKYVLSSYDFNAGISLMLYQNFISVIIVSTLSFLGVISTEPLTWRLIKVWLPVNFIFVGMLVTSMFSLKYINVAMVTILKNVTNVITAVGEMYLFQKDHDSRVWAALFLMIISAISGGITDLSFHAVGYAWQIINCFLTASYSLTLRRVMDTAKHVTKSGNLNEFSMVMLNNTLSLPLGLILIFVFNEVDYLSRTPLLRLPTFWFVVTLSGFLGLAISFTSMWFLHQTGATTYSLVGSLNKIPLSVAGILLFHVPTSLQNSASILFGLLAGVFFARAKMRERSQS